The following are encoded in a window of Ochotona princeps isolate mOchPri1 unplaced genomic scaffold, mOchPri1.hap1 HAP1_SCAFFOLD_121, whole genome shotgun sequence genomic DNA:
- the LOC101529179 gene encoding zinc finger protein 250 isoform X1 produces the protein MAAAQLLPPSGLELLSLQAQVTFDDVAVLLSQEEWNQLGPAERGLYRNVMMETYGNVVSLGIPGSKPIVISQLERGEDPWVLDGNEAEKSTHPGNDHSECGTKEQKQNTELNLTVVGTDQGPNKTVCPNSDGHRNGQVSKQSKAVTQHPAAPSGEKPYICIECGKCFSRSSHLLQHQRIHTGEKPYVCGVCGKAFSQSSVLSKHRRIHTGEKPYECNECGKAFRVSSDLAQHHKIHTGEKPHECLECRKAFTQLSHLIQHQRIHTGERPYVCPLCGKAFNHSTVLRSHQRVHTGEKPHRCSECGKTFSVKRTLLQHQRTHTGEKPYTCSECGKAFSDRSVLIQHHNVHTGEKPYECSECGKAFSHRSTLMNHERIHTEEKPYACYECGKAFVQHSHLIQHQRVHTGEKPYVCGECGHAFSARRSLVQHERIHTGEKPFQCTECGKAFSLKATLIVHLRTHTGEKPYECNRCGKAFSQYSVLIQHQRIHTGEKPYECAECGRAFNQHGHLIQHQKVHRKL, from the exons ATGGCAGCCGCCCAGCTCCTACCCCCATCAGGACTTGAG CTCCTGTCCTTGCAGGCCCAGGTGACCTTCGATGACGTAGccgtgctgctttctcaggaggaATGGAAccagctgggcccagctgagAGAGGCCTCTACCGGAATGTGATGATGGAGACTTACGGGAATGTGGTTTCACTGG GAATCCCAGGATCCAAGCCCATTGTGATCTCCCAGCTGGAACGAGGGGAAGACCCCTGGGTCCTGGATGGAAATGAGGCAGAGAAGAGCACACACCCAGGAAATGACCATTCAG AATGTGGGACTAAAGAGCAGAAGCAAAATACAGAGTTGAATCTGACTGTGGTGGGAACCGATCAAGGACCTAATAAGACAGTCTGCCCAAACTCTGATGGCCACCGTAATGGTCAGGTGTCGAAGCAAAGCAAGGCAGTCACTCAGCACCCAGCAGCTCCGAGTGGAGAGAAACCCTACATATGCATCGAGTGTGGGAAGTGCTTCAGCCGGAGCTCCCACCTCCTTCAGCATCAGCGAATCCACACTGGCGAGAAACCctatgtgtgtggggtgtgtgggaaGGCCTTTAGTCAAAGCTCCGTCCTCAGTAAGCACAGAAGGATCCACACGGGGGAGAAGCCCTATGAGTGTAacgagtgtggaaaagccttccGGGTGAGCTCGGATCTCGCTCAGCATCACAAGATACACACGGGAGAGAAGCCTCACGAGTGCCTCGAGTGTCGGAAGGCCTTCACTCAGCTCTCACATCTCATCCAGCACCAGCGGATCCACACGGGGGAGCGGCCGTATGTGTGTCCACTGTGTGGGAAGGCCTTCAACCACAGCACCGTGCTGCGCAGCCACCAGCGTGTGCACACCGGGGAGAAGCCCCACAGgtgcagtgagtgtgggaaaACCTTCAGTGTGAAGCGGACCTTGCTGCAacaccagaggacccacaccGGGGAGAAGCCCTACACGTGCAGCGAGTGCGGCAAGGCCTTCAGTGACCGCTCGGTGCTCATCCAGCACCACAACGTACACACCGGGGAGAAGCCCTACGAGTGCAGCGAGTGCGGCAAGGCCttcagccaccgctccaccttgATGAACCATGAGCGGATCCACACGGAGGAGAAGCCGTACGCATGCTATGAGTGTGGGAAGGCCTTTGTTCAGCACTCGCATCTCATCCAGCACCAGCGGGTgcacactggggagaagccttACGTGTGTGGCGAGTGTGGCCATGCCTTCAGCGCACGCCGCTCCCTGGTCCAGCACGAGAGGATCCACACAGGTGAGAAGCCTTTCCAGTGCACGGAGTGCGGCAAGGCCTTCAGCCTGAAGGCGACTCTCATTGTGCACCTGAGGACCCACACGGGCGAAAAGCCCTACGAGTGCAACCGCTGTGGCAAGGCCTTCAGCCAGTACTCGGTGCTCATCCAGCACCAGCGCATCCACACGGGCGAGAAGCCCTACGAGTGTGCAGAGTGCGGCCGCGCCTTCAACCAGCACGGGCACCTCATCCAGCACCAGAAGGTCCACAGGAAGCTCTGA
- the CUNH8orf33 gene encoding UPF0488 protein C8orf33 homolog → MAVRGEGPRDRCAALPSAASGPPCPGRGREGAAASRKPKKKEKARSAANVRDGGDPAAEGAPPSAEAQAEQLARELAWCVEQLELGLRTRKATERQREQAAGALRSLRSERTPLPRKRQLMRTLFGDYRARMEAESLEALRSLRAAARTARVQPVAEAARKKSRTVCRPRPASRAEAAVGMPEEEFKFNFF, encoded by the exons ATGGCGGTGAGAGGCGAGGGTCCCCGTGACCGTTGTGCTGCCCTTCCCTCCGCAGCCTCCGGTCCGCCCTGCCCGGGACGCGGCCGTGAGGGCGCCGCCGCCTCGCGAAAGcccaagaagaaggagaaggcCCGGAGCGCGGCGAATGTGCGGGACGGCGGCGACCCGGCCGCGGAGGGCGCCCCGCCGAGCGCCGAGGCCCAG GCTGAGCAGCTGGCCCGGGAGCTGGCCTGgtgtgtggagcagctggagctgggcctgaggACACGGAAAGCCacggagagacaga GAGAGCAGGCCGCTGGTGCCCTGCGGAGCCTGCGCAGTGAACGGACACCCCTGCCCCGCAAGCGGCAGCTGATGCGCACCTTGTTCGGAGACTACCGCGCTCGCATGGAAGCCGAGTCGCTGGAGGCCCTGCGGTCCCTTCGGGCTG CTGCTCGGACCGCGAGGGTGCAGCCTGTCGCAGAGGCCGCCAGGAAGAAGAGCCGGACGGTCTGCAGGCCCCGTCCAGCTTCTAGAGCCGAGGCCGCTGTGGGCATGCCTGAGGAAGAGTTCAAGTTCAATTTCTTCTAG
- the LOC101529179 gene encoding zinc finger protein 250 isoform X2: MAAAQLLPPSGLEAQVTFDDVAVLLSQEEWNQLGPAERGLYRNVMMETYGNVVSLGIPGSKPIVISQLERGEDPWVLDGNEAEKSTHPGNDHSECGTKEQKQNTELNLTVVGTDQGPNKTVCPNSDGHRNGQVSKQSKAVTQHPAAPSGEKPYICIECGKCFSRSSHLLQHQRIHTGEKPYVCGVCGKAFSQSSVLSKHRRIHTGEKPYECNECGKAFRVSSDLAQHHKIHTGEKPHECLECRKAFTQLSHLIQHQRIHTGERPYVCPLCGKAFNHSTVLRSHQRVHTGEKPHRCSECGKTFSVKRTLLQHQRTHTGEKPYTCSECGKAFSDRSVLIQHHNVHTGEKPYECSECGKAFSHRSTLMNHERIHTEEKPYACYECGKAFVQHSHLIQHQRVHTGEKPYVCGECGHAFSARRSLVQHERIHTGEKPFQCTECGKAFSLKATLIVHLRTHTGEKPYECNRCGKAFSQYSVLIQHQRIHTGEKPYECAECGRAFNQHGHLIQHQKVHRKL, encoded by the exons ATGGCAGCCGCCCAGCTCCTACCCCCATCAGGACTTGAG GCCCAGGTGACCTTCGATGACGTAGccgtgctgctttctcaggaggaATGGAAccagctgggcccagctgagAGAGGCCTCTACCGGAATGTGATGATGGAGACTTACGGGAATGTGGTTTCACTGG GAATCCCAGGATCCAAGCCCATTGTGATCTCCCAGCTGGAACGAGGGGAAGACCCCTGGGTCCTGGATGGAAATGAGGCAGAGAAGAGCACACACCCAGGAAATGACCATTCAG AATGTGGGACTAAAGAGCAGAAGCAAAATACAGAGTTGAATCTGACTGTGGTGGGAACCGATCAAGGACCTAATAAGACAGTCTGCCCAAACTCTGATGGCCACCGTAATGGTCAGGTGTCGAAGCAAAGCAAGGCAGTCACTCAGCACCCAGCAGCTCCGAGTGGAGAGAAACCCTACATATGCATCGAGTGTGGGAAGTGCTTCAGCCGGAGCTCCCACCTCCTTCAGCATCAGCGAATCCACACTGGCGAGAAACCctatgtgtgtggggtgtgtgggaaGGCCTTTAGTCAAAGCTCCGTCCTCAGTAAGCACAGAAGGATCCACACGGGGGAGAAGCCCTATGAGTGTAacgagtgtggaaaagccttccGGGTGAGCTCGGATCTCGCTCAGCATCACAAGATACACACGGGAGAGAAGCCTCACGAGTGCCTCGAGTGTCGGAAGGCCTTCACTCAGCTCTCACATCTCATCCAGCACCAGCGGATCCACACGGGGGAGCGGCCGTATGTGTGTCCACTGTGTGGGAAGGCCTTCAACCACAGCACCGTGCTGCGCAGCCACCAGCGTGTGCACACCGGGGAGAAGCCCCACAGgtgcagtgagtgtgggaaaACCTTCAGTGTGAAGCGGACCTTGCTGCAacaccagaggacccacaccGGGGAGAAGCCCTACACGTGCAGCGAGTGCGGCAAGGCCTTCAGTGACCGCTCGGTGCTCATCCAGCACCACAACGTACACACCGGGGAGAAGCCCTACGAGTGCAGCGAGTGCGGCAAGGCCttcagccaccgctccaccttgATGAACCATGAGCGGATCCACACGGAGGAGAAGCCGTACGCATGCTATGAGTGTGGGAAGGCCTTTGTTCAGCACTCGCATCTCATCCAGCACCAGCGGGTgcacactggggagaagccttACGTGTGTGGCGAGTGTGGCCATGCCTTCAGCGCACGCCGCTCCCTGGTCCAGCACGAGAGGATCCACACAGGTGAGAAGCCTTTCCAGTGCACGGAGTGCGGCAAGGCCTTCAGCCTGAAGGCGACTCTCATTGTGCACCTGAGGACCCACACGGGCGAAAAGCCCTACGAGTGCAACCGCTGTGGCAAGGCCTTCAGCCAGTACTCGGTGCTCATCCAGCACCAGCGCATCCACACGGGCGAGAAGCCCTACGAGTGTGCAGAGTGCGGCCGCGCCTTCAACCAGCACGGGCACCTCATCCAGCACCAGAAGGTCCACAGGAAGCTCTGA